In the genome of Scatophagus argus isolate fScaArg1 chromosome 20, fScaArg1.pri, whole genome shotgun sequence, the window atttaataaaataaatgtttgtcaATATTGTGGCCACACACTAGTACTGATTGTcaccagtggtggaaaataactTTATCACATTTACTTAAGAATTGCACCTAAGTACAATTTGAAGTTCCTGTACTACCTGTCTATTGCACCCCAGAGGAAAATATTATTCTTTCTGTTCCACTCCATTTATTTCACAGCTATAGCTGCTAGTTACTTTgcataattattaataataataataaaagctaCAATGAGGGACCATTTTTACTTTATATATTACAGGTGATTTTTGCTGATAATGCTCACAAACTTTTAATTCAATAAAGTTTTGAATTCAGAACTTTTACATGTAGtgaagtattttcacagtgcTTTACTAATTCTGCTTTTACCtaagtaaatgatctgaattATTTTCTGCACCATTGGAGGTTATTATCATGAGGAAATATAGTGATGACCTTTAAGGCTTTTACGTgctgtatgtggtgtgtgtttgtgttaaagtGTTACCAAGGCAGGTTGGAGGCAGCCAGCACAAACACCAGGTCCTCTGATCTCGCCAGTCCGTCCATCTGAACCAGCAGCTCAGTCTTCATCCTGCGGCTCCCCTCATGCTCTcccctgaaaacaaacatcagcctgctgttacatcacatttttattcaccTCTGCATCAGTTATTCAATGATCTCAATACTGACATGAGTAAATATTAACTATAGGGTCAACCTTGTCAGTCTTGTCCAATGTTCTGCCCATTGTTTTCCTTCgaaaaaaaacttcataatTATGGCTATGTATACTTCATCTAAATTAAGtacaacatttaaattttgtacaaatttttgatgtaaaattgaaaaaaaaaaatgttcctggGGTTTCCGATTTCCAGCCATTCTTCTGTGAGTTATCTGAATTAGTCAAGGACACATGGCTTTAGGTGAGCAGAAGCAGACACACTGGTAACAAAATTAACCACTGGAGCTCACCCTGTGCTTGTTCCTCTCTGGCTCATCACTGACTCCAGCTCATCGAGGAAGATGGTGGACGGGGCGTGGTACCTGGCCAGCTCGAACAGAACCTGCAGGCACACAGATACATGTGCTATGTACACCAATCCAAACCACAACCTTCAATGTTTAGGAGACAATGTGTGTAACATTCGTGTGTaagaaaaaatgtgttgcatttgatttgttgtgATGATGAATAACCCACCCTGACCAGTTTCTCAGAGTCTCCTCTCCACTTGCTGACAATGCTGGAGGCTGAGATGTTGAAGAAGGTCGTCCTGCACTCGGTAGCCACAGCCTTGGCCAGCAGCGTCTTACCTGTACCTGCGCGTATGTGAGTGAAGTGGATACAAGATTTTTTCAGGTtggcaaaaaaggaaaattattCTTTCATTAGCAAATCTGATGAAGTTTTACAGCACTGGAGGTCTTACCTGTGGGGCCATAGAGCAGCAAGCCCTTCCACGGAGACAGGATACCCGTAAACAGCTGGGGGTACTGTAAAATAAGAGAGGAGTCAAATGGGAGTACTTCAAAAGCACTTCCAAACCTTTAGTAAATCACCTAATTCAACATGAGAACATTCTATAGCTGCAAACATATTCTTCCAactaaaaaacatttattataatTCACTGCAGACCAGTCAGAAGCTGAGCTGTGTGCAAGCACAACTGATTCGCCTGATTGTTTAGCTGAGTCAGTGCTGCAAACACCACATGCCACAAATTACTCTGAATTTAAGGTGGCAAACGGCAGCAAAGTCAAATCACCAAACTGACATTATATCCCCTGAGAATGAATAATAATGGAGACAGAAgttggggattgtgggaaggAGGAGATACGGTGTTACCCAATAAAGCAGGCCAGCCTGAGAGAGGATGGAAACATCAATCCTCATCCAAGTCTGTAAATGTCAAGAGGATGCAGACAACCTGATTTGCTGTCATCGTATCCATGAGAGGTCCAGGTGATGAAGACAGAAGTGTGtatacatatactgtattttctgtgtgtgtgcattgcaaGTTTTACTTGTATATGTCTGAatgcagaggggaaaaaaagtgcaaatgaCACTATGTATATACATTCTATATGACatagcatgcatgtgtgttccttcctccctgtctgtctatcAATCTatgtatgcttgtgtgttgtgttccaTATTATCCCAGGTATAGATTTAATGTCAGCCTAACAGACTGGCCTGACCTCGTCACCCTCCGTCTCTTTAAGCCCTTTAAAGGAGATGTATTCAGAATCGAAGATGGGCGACCGCAGGTGAAATACCAGCATGCCCAGGCAGCGGCCGCACCTTAATGGGATAGACGACGGCCTCTTTGACTAATCGCTTGGCGTCCTCCAGGCCGATGATGTCCTCCCACCGCACATTGGGGCTGTGCAAATAGATGTCCTTTAGGggtgaacagacacacaaacacacaagagtgAGGGATGCATGTGGAAGATATCAGCTAGAAAAggacacgctcacacacacacacacacacacacacatcccagtGCGATTAGGCTTGTGTAAATAGGTGTCCTTTAGAATGAAACATCAGATAAGGGAAATAGATAGAACCTGGACGTTCATTAATACAATAGATCAATTCATTCACAAAGCCCTTTACTGCTCTCTAGTGGACATATCTGGTATCACATAAATCACTTCCCAATATCATAGTCTGTGgcagacctgggcaaactgttccacaaagggccggtgtggctgcaggttttctttccaaccaagcagcagcacaccagacttgactcatttaatcaactgatctcagtcttcagacagttgattggtcaaactgtgtgctcttggttggttggagcaaaaactcgcagccacaccggccctttgtgcccaggtctgGTCTGTGGCCACAAGTTCAGATAAAGTCAGCGCtcctatgtgtgtgtttgtgtcagtgtgtagtACCCTGCTGATGATTGCAGCCAGTTCTCTCATCTCACCGGTCATTCCAGAAAAGCCACTCAGTGGCTTCAGCAGCCGCTCCTGCAACACGGcataaagtgttttttaaattattagttTTActattatttcatttgttttttgcccATGCCCATCAAATGTTTCAAGAACtactaaaagacaaaatgatattttttgaaTCTTTTACAGACGGGATTAACTGAGTAACAtgaagattttcattttttctatttttctttcctcagtgttgctgcagtgtATTTACCATGTGGTCTGAGTCACTGCCAGCTCCTTTGACAGCATCATGAACTGGACCTTTGCCGTCAGTCATCTGGCCCTAAGACAAGCAATACAAGACAGTCATGATAACAAAAGTGTTAGCATTATCTGTCAGTTTATGAGTACATTTTGCCATTTCTGTTCACGTCCACTCCAAAACATCCAGATGCAGGATTAGGTAGTTAAgagttcttttttcttttttttttttaaatgagagaCCTAAGAGTGACCTCACAcgctcaataaataaataaataagagaaaaagaggcagatTATTAGCACCTTTCTGTTCATGGCTGCCTCCCTGGCTGCTCCATTTCTGATGGACAAAACGCTGAAACCAAATTCTGACGACTCTGGATGGACAGAGGAGCCGTTCTCCTGGAAAATGAAGATTCGTATGTCAGAGTaaccccccctttttttttttaatactctgGTCGGTTGTTCTGTGTTTAATGCTATACATTTGTATGTGAGCTGGCAGCTGTCCTCTTTGTGATTCCAGACTGTGGGTTCTGGGACGTGTTAATTTTGGGGAGAGGCTTTGCTGAACAGGGACTCCTGGGGGACACAGAGGACATCTATCAGTGAAAGAAGTGAGGAGAGCTATGATTGGTCGATCCTTTTAATTAActcaaacaaactgtttgttttttggttgtttcttttACTACTTTGATTTATATTGTCAGCATGTATGAACACTGAATGACTACTGCTATAAACAATAAAGGAAGCAGTGATAGATGGAGAGACTCACCTCTTTATTCCACCACTTTTTACATATCTGTTTTCACCTTgatataaaaaaacaacaggaaatattAATTAAGTTCCAGAATTTAACAGCAAATGTACCCCAGGAGATCCAATTTTAGTGTTGCTCAGTGTTTTAGTGGCGGTCATTTACCTAGTTCTGCTGTCCTTCTGATGAGTTTGGGATATTTCTGAAACTTGACGTAGTGATAGCTCTCGAACTCCATCAGCACCATCTCCAGATCGATGTTATCGCAAACCTCAAACCTTCTCACGCCTCCATTAGTCTCCTGGTCCAAGGCCACTGCTGCAGCCACGTAGCTGGAGAATTGACAAGAactcacacatgtgcacatgaacAAGGTCAACTGTGTTGCTGTCTTTGCCTGTGCTGTGGGCCTGGGGAGTCCTACGTTATCTAGTTTTGATGTCTTGCATGTAGCCAGTAAAGTCAGATACTTTCcatacagacatgcacacacaaaatcccACTCTTTGTTAATAGCTGCCCTGCTCAAAAATACCTCTGTGCTATAAATAGCCTAAGCTGCGCTTACCTGCCCTTACCTGCTTTAAGGAACTCTAGGTAAGACCACCTTGCCAATGCACATCAACCACTCATGTAACAACACACAACCTCATACTGACCCTTGTCCCACCAGGTGTTGGTatatgaggatgaggaggctcttcctcctcatctcagTCCTCAGCTCATCCTGTTGGGCAGCAACAAAGAACACTGAGCACCACCAGCAGCTCAAAAACAGCTTGGTTTAAACAATATACTATACTATCAGTGTTTTGATTATAGGTGTTCAATAACAGGTACTCTTGTCATTATATTGGGTCTTATAGTGGCCATTTgtccagagaaaaacaaaaccaaattaaactttaaaccaAACATAATCAAAAGGCCACTGATGCACCATGGGAATGTGGTCTAACGCAGGCAAAAGAAGATGAATGTCCATGCCAGATCTTGTGCTTAGTCGTGTTTCTTTCAAAACtaatcaaaaagacaaaagcacaaagaaaatcatgGCTGCTGGTGCCTCCTTTGCACTGGTAGAAAACCATAGGCCCACCCAGGTGCATGCTGGTCCTCAAGGTGCCTACCTACTTAAATAACCTCAGATGCCCACAATTACCAAAAGATAAACCAAAATATTAACTATGCAAATTTAAATatcctaaataaataacagagaaAATTATCAAAAAATCCAATCTATAATCTCCAATCTAATCTTAAATGAATCAAAGAAAGTTACTCATAATTAGCTAATTAAACTTacaactaaaactaaaaacaaaaactaactCAACAAATAGCTCCTACAGGTCTTACacttaaaataacatgaaaagcTGTAGACAACACTAATGTTAACTAGTGGCTGAGTGTCCCAGCAAGTCATACATGCAAGATTATTATTAACACCTGCTTGACCAGTCAAAAGGGCTATAGTCCAGGCACAGTAACTGACTGGTATTCCAGTGTCCTTTCCTCCTCTGGTGGTTTACACACGTGGAAAGCGCCATAGTGTAAAATGATGCAAAGAGACAAAATCCCACCAGAGGGTGACAAAATGCCACAGATAACAACCACCTGACAGGTATCCAGGCAGCAAGACGCCGATTACTTGTGGACGCCTAGCTAGTCCAAATAGCTCAACGGCTAACTGCTTCATGTGTAGCTCATTGTGAGAATTTAGCTGCTGTTTGCTCCACAAAAACTATGTGTAAAACACTATGGCCTGGCCCTGGACGTCTTACGAGCAGTATAAAGTAATCTGTCGGCTGCGACAACTTAATTTAGCAGTAAGCAAATCGTTAACGTTACCAAACGCTTTGTTAAAAGTTGTTCGCTTGCCAACAGTGGTTACATTGTGgcacaaaactcaaaaaacaaaactcctgATTCACTCACCGCCTCCCGGGCTTGATGGGCAACTTTCATAGACTGATGTGAAAGATCCATCATGATGAACGAAAGTTTTGTGAAGCTGGTAGTCTCTCAGTTTTGAGTAGCTCGTCTGTTCACCGTGCTTTTGAAAAGAGTCTCCTGATTTTCCCTTCGGGGCTACCGTACTTGCAGGTGTAACGTTGCTGAATCTTGTCTTGTTCTGTCCCTTACAGTGCTGCGTGTgaatttttgcttttacatacacacacacacacacacatacatacatacatacatacatatatacatacatacatacatacatacatatttacatacatacatacacacatacatacatacatacatacatacatatatacatacatagatacatacacacatacatacatacatacaaagacacatatatacatacatacatacacacatatttacatacatacatacatacatacatatatacatacatagatacatacatatatacatacatagatacatacacacatacatacatacatacaaagacacatatatacatacatacatacacacatatttacatacatacatacatacatacatacatagatacatacacacatacatacatatatacatagatacatacacacatacatacatatatacatacatacatacatacatatatacatacatacatacatacacacatacatacatacatacatacacacatatttacatacatacatacatatatacatatatacatacatacacacatatttacatacatacacacacacacatacatacatacatacatacatacacacatacatacatatatacatacatagatacatacacacacacatacatagatacatacacacatacatacatacatacatacacacatacatacatacatacatacacacatatttacatacatacacacacacacatacatacatacatacatacatacatacatacacacatacatacatatatacatacatacatacacacatacatacatatatacatacatacatacatacatacacacacacacatacatacatacatacatatatacatacacacatatttacatacatacacacacacacatacatacatacacacatacatacatacatacatacatacacacatacacacatatttacatacatacatacatacatacatatatacatacatacacacatatttacatacatacacacacacacatacatacatacatacatacatacacacatacatacatatatacatacatagatacatacacacatacatacatacatacacacatacatacatacatacatacacacatatttacatacatacacacacacacatacattcatacatacatacatacatacacacatacatacatacatacatacatacatacatacatacatatatacatacacacatatttacatacatacacacacacatacatacatacatacatacatatatacatacatacatacatatatacatacatacatacacacatatatacatacatacatacatacatacatacacacatacatacatatatacatatatacatacatacacacacacacacatacatacatacatacacacatacatacatacatacacacatatatacatacatacatacatacacacatatttacatacatacatacacacatacatacatatatacatacatacacacatacatacatacatacatacatacacacatatatacacacatacatacatatatacatacatacacacatacatatatacatacatacatacacacatatatacatacatacacacacacatacatatatacatacacacacacatacatacatacatatatacatacacacatatatacatacatacacacacacacacattatatatatatatacatatatatatatgtatatatatatacacaaattgACCTGTAAACAAAACTTGTGTGTCTTACATAGTCATAAATAGAAATAATGATCTTATACTTTTCCAACTAGTTTTTTCCATGCAGAATACTACATACAAAACTCCATACAACCTAATGGGTAAAAAGTTGTGTAAACTTTtgtgatatttctgttttaGTTGGTGATACTGAAAGTGTCCACTAGAGAGCAGTGTAGAATTGTGTTAAGAGATATGAACTGACGCTATGTCCAGTGAAAGCCCTGCTTCTATCCATTTCCCTTATCTGATGTTTCATTCCTAAGCACACGAATTTATGCAAGTCTGaggatgtctgtgtgtctgtgtatgtacaGACACAAAGACTGGCTTCTACCAGCGTGACTATGAATATTGTTtgcacttattttttttaacagtttgtaTCTACCCTTTTTGTGCTTGCATCCATTACCATGTCTGTTCACCCTTAACATCCATATATGATATTGGGAAGTGATTTATGTGATACCAAATATGTCCACTAGAGAGCAGTAAAGGGCTTTGTGAATGAATTGATCTATTGTATTAATGAACGTCCAGGTTCTATCTATTTTCCTTATTTGATGTTTCACTCTAACGGACATGTATTTACACAAGCCTAATCGcaccagggtgtgtgtgtgtgtgtgtgtgtgtgtgtgtgtgtgtgtgtgtgtgtgtgtgtgtctgatatCTTCCACATGCATCCCTCACTCttgggtgtttgtgtgtctgttcatcCCCGAAGGACATCTATTTGCACAGCCCCAGTGTGCAGCTGAAGGTCATTATTATACTGGAAGATGCCACATGATTAGTCAAAGAGACCATCATCTATCCCATTAAGGTGCGGCCGCTGCCTGGGCATGGTGGTATGTCAGCTCCGGTCACCCTTCTTCGATTCTGAATACATCTTCTTTAAAGGGCTTAAAGAGACGGAGGGTGACGAGGTCAGGCCAGTCTGTTAGGCTGACATTAAATCTATATCTGGGATAATAtggcaacaaaacacacacgcatacatagattgatagacagacagggaggaaggaacacacatgcatgctatGTCATATAGAATGTATATACATAGTGTCATTTGCACCTTTTTCCCCACATACACAGATGGACATGTAGACAGGAAGAAAGGAACACACCTGCATGCTATGTCATGAAAAAATTATATAGACAGCTACAATTATATACACAGGCTACAAGCCGTGTGCACATGTGCTATGCTATGAACAACATGTGCACAAGcatgcacatttacacactcacttccatgcatacacacagaggagcaggaTGCTGCAAACACACTTCTATCTTCATCACCTGGACCTCTCATGGATATGATGACAACAAATCAGGTTGTCTGCATCCTCTTGACATTTACAGACGGAGATGAGGACTGATGTGTCTATCCTCTCTCAGGCTGACCTGCTTTATTGAATAACACCGTCTGTTCATGCAGCATTCCTCCACCTGTTCACAATCCCTAAACTGATCTCTATTTTTATTAACTCTGCAGAGTATATAAGGTCAGTCTGGGAtttcactgagtgtgtgtttaccacCTTCAGTTAccactgttgtttatttttgttttgctttgcagaATAAAGGCATCTGTGATGGATTACAGACAGATAAGTCACTGAGACGCAATATGTACTGTGGAGGGCTTCTGTGATGAAACCCACAAAAATGCCAGTGATACTATGACTTTAGTGAAGGCTCAGAGCAGAGTAGAGAGTAAATTCTTTCAGAATTATCTTCATTTGATGTCTGTGTAGTAATAAGTAACCGACCAGACTCCCATTTTccttcaaaaacatttatttcttttggcaCTGTGAGTTTTCAACTTCACCTTGCAAATAGTAAATTAGACattcaagtgttttgtttgattaGCCACCCATCCATGACAGCACGCTGCTACTGAAGCTGATGTACATAGACCAAATAACTCCAGTTTACATTAGTACAGCATAATTTAAAGAACCCCTTGATGGATTTTGGCATCAGGCTGAAAGGTTCAAACTGGGAGATTCAACTGGATTCAGCAGTTGTGACTTGCTTGTGTAGTGCAACTTTGGgtgaaatacacaaatactATCTCCAAAAGGCTTTGATTTTACGCTATTTCTGCTCAGTATTGTAATACAGCGAGTGAATACAGGAGGCCTGTAGATTGTTTTCATTCTACCCTGTTGGGTTAGTGCAAAGTTCCAGACAAAAAAACGAAGGACACTGCAGCCAAGTAGTACCACTTGGTCAGGGCACGAAACTATTCTAGCAGTTACACTTTCAAAATGATTGTACCAACACCACTTAAACTCATAGCGTTTTGTGAGTTATTTtgaaagaagttttttttttttttaattaagtcaCCTTCAACTCATCCAATCCATCccattaaatgaataaaagaagtACAATTTACAGAATAACACAGTAGAGGCATGACCAGAAGTACAGAACAATAACCCTCCCCCCCACTCGTCACATGTGAATTGCATAAACATTTCAAAGTGCTCCTAAATTTCTCCAAAGGCATATCTGTTGGTGTTTAACAGCGCCACAGACTTTGTACAGTATTTTGTGTTAAATATCTGCCTTACAGTTTGAAAAGAAGTCATTGGGCCACAAAGGCGATTAGATTTATTGGACAAActgttgagagagaaagagaaaaaaaaaaggactgaaTATTATACATCAAGCCTAAAAATAAAGATGGGGAAGGgttcttaaaaaaatgaatacacacacacaccataacaGCGTAACTATAATCATCACAACACTGCCTTCTCTGAGCTGGTATGAATCGGGCTATGACTCATACTAGGCCACAAATGCGATATTGCACACATATCCCAGACAGTTCACTTCGTCTCAGGTTTTCAGAAAGACATTCAGTATAAGCAAATCATCGATTGTCAGTGAGGAAATACAGCCAAATGTCAGGACAGACTTCTCTGAAATAAAAGTGCTTCTTGATATTGACTACTTATCACAGAATATTTGTAATGATCCATAattagtgtagtgtagtgtagtgtacACAACTTGCATACAGTGTGGCTCTTGTCcaggtctgtttttctgtcaacttcacagaaaccaaaaaagCTTCCATACGCTAGCTTTTAAGCCAGGGGCTGACTGGtaatcagttaattaatttaaaaagcaaCTCACGGTCTCCTGCCTTTATGAGAATAAGAGAACGTTGTTACGAAAAGGTCACTGCTGTCCATACGTTGAGTGGGTGGAGGAACAGACCGAGCACATAGTTGTTTTCTTCACCACAGagtttaagttttaagttgTTTGTTGCTGCAGCGTGTTGGTCAGCTGGACTCGTTGGTTACTGCTCATCGCAGCTCCGCTCTGTTAACATTAGTCTCTGGGTGATGGCTCAGAAGTATTCACGATATACTTCATATGAGGTCATCTCACAAATGTTATCATTAAGACATGCTTGTCAACACTGGCTTTTGTGAAGATGAACTACAAGATACCTGTAGCACACAAAACCAATTTTGACATTTGTCAATGCCAAATCATCTATGTGTACATCATGATAAATCTATTGTGACACCCCCGACTCCAAGTGTTTACTAAGAAAACTGCGGTTTTGGCTTTGCATAATATAAGAAATCCCTTGGTCCCCAAATTTGATGGTCAACACCCAGTTTTAACAGCAGAAATTTATAAATCGGTGCTTATTTTTCGAAATGACTGATCTTTCTCTGGAGCTCAGTTTTTTAAGCCAGATCCTTAAAATATATGGATgtcgtatttttttttttttttttttatgggtaCCAACGACCTCTCTGACAATGTGGGCAGTTTGAGCTCTCATTGTTCACGTTCACTGTGTACATTAAGATGCTGAGTTTGATTCAGAATGATGCTTTCTTCGGCGTCGATTTTGGTGAGTGGTACGGCACCTAACTCAGTGTTGCACTGGTAATGCAGTGTGGCATCACAGggtaaagcaaaagagactcCGACATTTCTGGATAGTCTATTGAGAAACGAGCACTTGAATGTGGATGTGATCTACTGTATGTATGCAAAATTGAATCGTCTACAATTCCAGTTTAAAAATATCTGAGCTATGAATGACCTGGAAGAGATGTTTTCCCCATGCTAGATGATGGTGGTCAGGAGTAAAATGGCGTGTGATGACAAGGTGAATGTTTA includes:
- the katnal2 gene encoding katanin p60 ATPase-containing subunit A-like 2; the encoded protein is MMDLSHQSMKVAHQAREADELRTEMRRKSLLILIYQHLVGQGYVAAAVALDQETNGGVRRFEVCDNIDLEMVLMEFESYHYVKFQKYPKLIRRTAELGENRYVKSGGIKRSPCSAKPLPKINTSQNPQSGITKRTAASSHTNENGSSVHPESSEFGFSVLSIRNGAAREAAMNRKGQMTDGKGPVHDAVKGAGSDSDHMERLLKPLSGFSGMTGEMRELAAIISRDIYLHSPNVRWEDIIGLEDAKRLVKEAVVYPIKYPQLFTGILSPWKGLLLYGPTGTGKTLLAKAVATECRTTFFNISASSIVSKWRGDSEKLVRVLFELARYHAPSTIFLDELESVMSQRGTSTGGEHEGSRRMKTELLVQMDGLARSEDLVFVLAASNLPWELDHAMLRRLEKRILVSLPSSPARQAMISHWLPPLSSTGGVELRTELDYETLAKGMEGYSGSDIRLVCKEAAMRPVRKIFDALELHQEGDTDMPAIQLETVTTADFLEVTAHSKPSARNLMDRYTAWEREYESV